A section of the Pseudomonas lini genome encodes:
- a CDS encoding sugar phosphate isomerase/epimerase family protein: MNKPPVSISLSSYGADLVRQRGQGSFVEVLAAAGATHIEWREELLTFEDPAQLASATQSWGLKSVYSSPMELWLAGQSTPNPELLSTLKRAEAFGAKWLKVSLGYFTDNNDLQTLALQLQQSPVQLLVENDQTLHGGRIEPFQRFFANVEQHNLPIKMTFDIGNWQWQDQSADSAARLLGRHVGYVHCKAVARRADGKLVAMPPAASDLHLWGQLLRHMDHGVMRAAEYPLQGDDLVQLTTKHVAALARLGQSRLELAHV, encoded by the coding sequence ATGAACAAACCACCCGTTTCCATCAGCCTGTCCAGCTACGGCGCGGACCTTGTGCGCCAACGTGGCCAAGGCAGTTTTGTCGAGGTGCTGGCCGCAGCCGGTGCCACGCACATCGAATGGCGCGAAGAGCTGCTGACCTTCGAAGACCCCGCGCAATTGGCAAGCGCCACGCAATCCTGGGGTCTGAAAAGTGTGTATTCCTCACCAATGGAATTATGGCTGGCCGGGCAGTCGACACCCAACCCTGAACTGCTCTCGACCCTGAAGCGTGCCGAGGCATTCGGCGCCAAATGGCTGAAAGTCTCTCTGGGTTATTTCACCGACAACAATGATCTGCAAACACTGGCGCTGCAGTTGCAACAGAGCCCGGTGCAGTTGCTGGTGGAAAACGACCAGACCTTGCACGGCGGTCGAATCGAACCCTTCCAGCGCTTCTTCGCCAACGTCGAACAACACAACCTGCCGATCAAAATGACGTTCGATATCGGCAACTGGCAATGGCAGGACCAGTCCGCCGACAGCGCCGCGCGGTTGCTTGGTCGGCACGTCGGTTACGTGCACTGCAAAGCAGTGGCGCGCCGGGCCGACGGCAAACTGGTGGCGATGCCACCGGCCGCCAGCGATCTACATCTGTGGGGCCAATTGCTGCGGCACATGGATCACGGCGTGATGCGCGCGGCGGAGTATCCGCTGCAAGGCGATGATCTGGTGCAGTTGACCACCAAGCATGTCGCCGCCCTCGCCCGCCTCGGCCAATCCCGTCTGGAGCTTGCTCATGTCTGA
- a CDS encoding MFS transporter: MKTATLATRRWWYIMPIVFITYSLAYLDRANYGFAAASGMAADLMITPGLSSLLGALFFLGYFFFQIPGAIYAQKHSVKKLIFVSLILWGGLATLTGIVSNAYWLIVIRFMLGVVEAAVMPAMLVYLCHWFTRAERSRANTFLILGNPVTMLWMSVVSGYLIQHFSWRWMFIIEGLPAVLWAFIWWRLADDRPAQAKWLSDQEKQDLESALAAEQVGIKAVKNYAEAFRSPKVIILALQFFCWSIGVYGFVLWLPSILKAGAQMDMIEAGWLSALPYLAAVIGMLLVSWGSDKLQKRKRFVWPPLLIASIAFYGSYALGAEHFWWSYTLLVIAGACMYAPYGPFFAIVPEILPANVAGGAMALINSMGALGSFGGSYLVGYLNSSTGSPGASYLLMSGALLLSVVLTIFLKPGASDRVVAKTAVPRSVAAHS; the protein is encoded by the coding sequence ATGAAAACCGCAACACTGGCCACCCGCCGCTGGTGGTACATCATGCCCATCGTGTTCATCACCTACAGCCTGGCGTATCTGGACCGCGCCAACTATGGGTTCGCCGCCGCCTCCGGAATGGCTGCAGACCTGATGATCACCCCCGGGCTGTCGTCCCTGCTCGGCGCGCTGTTCTTCCTCGGTTATTTCTTCTTCCAGATTCCCGGAGCGATTTACGCCCAGAAACACAGCGTGAAGAAACTGATTTTCGTCAGCCTGATCCTCTGGGGCGGCCTGGCGACCTTGACCGGGATCGTCTCCAACGCCTACTGGCTGATCGTGATTCGCTTCATGCTCGGCGTGGTCGAAGCCGCCGTCATGCCGGCGATGCTGGTGTACTTGTGCCACTGGTTCACCCGGGCCGAACGCTCGCGCGCCAACACGTTCCTGATCCTCGGCAACCCGGTGACCATGCTCTGGATGTCGGTGGTCTCGGGCTACCTGATCCAGCATTTCAGCTGGCGCTGGATGTTCATCATCGAAGGATTGCCGGCGGTGCTGTGGGCGTTTATCTGGTGGCGTCTGGCCGATGATCGTCCGGCTCAGGCCAAGTGGCTGAGTGACCAGGAAAAGCAGGACCTGGAAAGCGCCCTGGCCGCCGAACAGGTCGGCATCAAAGCGGTGAAAAACTACGCTGAAGCCTTCCGCTCGCCGAAAGTGATCATCCTGGCCTTGCAGTTTTTCTGCTGGAGCATCGGCGTCTACGGTTTCGTGTTGTGGCTGCCATCGATCCTCAAGGCCGGCGCGCAGATGGACATGATCGAAGCCGGTTGGCTGTCGGCGTTGCCGTACCTGGCCGCAGTGATCGGCATGCTGCTGGTGTCCTGGGGCTCGGACAAATTGCAGAAGCGCAAACGCTTCGTCTGGCCGCCGCTGCTGATCGCCTCGATTGCATTCTATGGCTCCTACGCTTTGGGCGCGGAACATTTCTGGTGGTCCTACACGCTGCTGGTGATTGCCGGCGCCTGCATGTACGCCCCGTACGGGCCATTTTTCGCCATCGTCCCGGAGATCCTCCCGGCCAACGTCGCCGGTGGTGCCATGGCGTTGATCAACAGCATGGGCGCACTCGGTTCGTTTGGCGGCTCCTATCTGGTGGGTTACCTGAACAGCTCCACCGGATCGCCCGGTGCGTCCTATCTGCTGATGAGCGGCGCCTTGCTGCTGTCGGTGGTGCTGACGATTTTCCTCAAGCCCGGCGCCAGTGACCGGGTGGTGGCCAAGACTGCTGTGCCCCGCTCAGTAGCGGCTCATTCCTGA
- a CDS encoding LacI family DNA-binding transcriptional regulator, giving the protein MNDFSAAQRSRVTMLDVAEHAGVSKASVSRFIGEDRALLSDAIALRIEQAISELGYRPNQMARGLKRGRTRLIGMLVADIRNPYSIAVMHGVETACRQHGYSLVVCNTDRDDEQERQHLALLRSYNIEGLIVNTLGHHRDELRELHREMPMVLVDRKVDQLDSDLVGLDNPAAVEMAVAHLEQRGYRDVLMVTEPYDGTSSRIERVSSFKAQIEQRPALAGVVVETGDGLTDRLKTFLQTSGPGPKALFCANGIAALASTHSLRELKCTLFEDVGLIALDDLDWYPLVGSGITALAQPTAEIGASAFECLLKRLRGDDGPVRTLDFSAQLIVRGSTLGNLR; this is encoded by the coding sequence TTGAACGATTTCTCAGCAGCCCAACGCAGCCGCGTAACCATGCTCGACGTCGCCGAACACGCTGGCGTCTCCAAGGCCAGCGTCTCGCGCTTCATTGGCGAAGACCGCGCCCTGCTCTCCGATGCCATTGCCTTGCGCATCGAGCAGGCGATCAGCGAATTGGGCTATCGCCCCAACCAGATGGCTCGCGGGCTGAAACGCGGGCGAACCCGCCTGATCGGCATGTTGGTGGCCGATATCCGTAACCCTTATTCGATTGCCGTGATGCACGGGGTGGAAACCGCTTGCCGTCAGCACGGCTACAGCCTGGTGGTGTGCAATACCGATCGCGATGACGAGCAAGAGCGTCAGCACCTGGCGTTGCTGCGCTCGTACAACATCGAAGGCTTGATCGTGAACACCCTCGGTCATCACCGCGATGAGCTGCGCGAATTGCACCGGGAAATGCCCATGGTGCTGGTGGATCGCAAGGTCGATCAGCTCGATAGCGACTTGGTGGGGCTGGATAATCCGGCCGCCGTCGAGATGGCCGTTGCTCACCTTGAACAACGCGGTTATCGCGATGTGCTAATGGTGACCGAACCGTATGACGGCACCAGTTCGCGGATCGAGCGGGTCAGCAGTTTCAAGGCGCAGATCGAGCAGCGTCCGGCGCTCGCGGGTGTGGTGGTCGAAACCGGTGATGGTCTGACCGATCGTTTGAAAACCTTTCTGCAAACATCTGGTCCCGGCCCGAAAGCGTTGTTCTGTGCCAACGGTATCGCCGCGCTGGCCAGCACTCATTCGTTGCGTGAGTTGAAGTGCACGCTGTTTGAGGATGTAGGGCTGATTGCCCTGGATGATCTGGATTGGTATCCGTTGGTGGGCAGCGGGATTACCGCCCTCGCCCAGCCGACGGCGGAGATTGGCGCGAGTGCGTTTGAGTGTTTGCTCAAGCGACTGCGTGGGGATGACGGGCCGGTGCGGACGCTGGATTTTTCGGCGCAGTTGATTGTTCGAGGGTCGACCCTGGGGAATCTTCGGTGA
- a CDS encoding sugar kinase, translating into MSEIDILSFGETMAMFVAEQNGELADVDHFHKRIAGADSNVAIGLSRLGFNVAWLSRVGADSLGKFVLDTLEKEGLDCSHVDIDPAHPTGFQLKSRADNGSDPVVEYFRRGSAASHLSVQPFSPQLLRARHLHASGIPPALSASARAMSFELMTHLRDAGRSVSFDPNLRPSLWASEQQMITEINRLAALAHWVLPGLSEGRLLTGFEEPADIAAFYLDQGAEVVAIKLGPHGAYYRTRLDEGFVAGVPVETVVDTVGAGDGFAVGLISALLENHSVAQAVQRANWIGSRAVQSRGDMEGLPNRLEMSAEFEAAIAGKPTPTGFARIPVGAGLPAMRPA; encoded by the coding sequence ATGTCTGAGATCGATATTCTGTCGTTCGGTGAAACCATGGCGATGTTCGTCGCCGAGCAGAACGGTGAGCTGGCCGACGTCGACCACTTCCACAAGCGCATTGCCGGGGCCGACAGCAATGTCGCCATTGGTTTGTCGCGGCTGGGTTTTAACGTCGCGTGGCTGAGCCGGGTGGGCGCTGACTCGCTCGGTAAGTTCGTCCTCGATACGCTGGAGAAAGAAGGCCTGGACTGTAGCCACGTCGACATCGACCCGGCGCACCCCACCGGATTTCAGCTCAAGTCCCGCGCCGATAATGGCAGCGATCCGGTGGTCGAGTATTTCCGTCGTGGCTCGGCAGCCAGTCATTTGTCGGTGCAGCCCTTTTCGCCGCAACTGCTCAGGGCCCGGCACTTGCACGCCAGCGGGATTCCCCCGGCGCTGTCGGCATCGGCCCGAGCAATGTCTTTCGAACTGATGACCCACCTGCGCGATGCCGGGCGCAGCGTGTCGTTCGACCCGAACTTGCGCCCGAGTCTGTGGGCCAGCGAGCAACAGATGATCACCGAGATCAACCGTCTCGCTGCCCTCGCCCATTGGGTGCTGCCGGGTTTGAGCGAAGGGCGTTTGCTGACCGGTTTCGAAGAGCCCGCCGACATCGCGGCGTTTTACCTCGACCAGGGGGCTGAAGTCGTGGCGATCAAGCTCGGGCCGCACGGCGCGTATTACCGAACCCGGCTGGATGAAGGTTTCGTTGCTGGCGTGCCGGTGGAAACGGTGGTCGATACGGTCGGTGCGGGCGACGGGTTTGCCGTCGGTTTGATCAGCGCATTACTGGAAAACCACAGCGTTGCCCAAGCCGTGCAGCGTGCCAACTGGATCGGCAGTCGCGCGGTGCAAAGCCGTGGGGATATGGAAGGGTTGCCCAACAGGCTAGAAATGTCCGCTGAGTTTGAGGCCGCCATCGCGGGCAAGCCCACTCCCACAGGATTTGCGCGAATCCCTGTGGGAGCGGGCTTGCCCGCGATGAGGCCCGCATAG